In a genomic window of Gloeocapsopsis dulcis:
- a CDS encoding dolichyl-phosphate-mannose--protein mannosyltransferase encodes MLAVFLVSLSLRFWQLSRFNTLVFDEVYYAIFANNYLTRTQFFDGHPPLSKYILAVGMWIGSHLPFGQDVVNSLTGSLRSPWSYRWLNALTGSLIPLVIAGIAYQISYSRTYAFIAALFAAADGLFLVESRYALNNVYLVIFGLLGQLCFLLALQHKKRRHVWLMLAGIAFGATVSVKWNGLWFLLGTYSIWIAGWLSWLLPQRYSSYQSQFIQVSSSLVNLRQTKLWHIVFYLGIVPVAFYSIQWIPHLLLNPSPNFWEVQQKILSYHQNIGSGADVHPYCSSWLSWLFMVRPVAYFYYIAQSTTAPISIVGPPLPASYARVIYDVHAIGNPILWWLSTVGIVTLLWRLVRRFVTVWVTHTKRLSDRTSPTDTWVALYLVINWLTNLLPWVRVTRCTFIYHYMGASVFAGLAIAWLVARWIQSYSLLSRAVAITIIFLILAAFVFWMPIYLGLPLTPESYRLRMLSPTWI; translated from the coding sequence ATGTTAGCAGTATTCCTGGTGTCTCTTAGTCTACGGTTTTGGCAACTGAGTCGGTTTAACACCTTAGTATTTGATGAAGTTTACTACGCTATTTTTGCCAATAACTATCTCACTCGCACTCAGTTTTTTGATGGGCATCCACCTTTAAGCAAATACATTCTTGCTGTAGGAATGTGGATTGGTAGTCATCTTCCCTTTGGACAAGATGTCGTTAACAGTCTGACAGGTTCTTTACGATCTCCATGGAGTTATCGTTGGTTAAACGCGCTAACTGGATCTTTGATTCCCTTAGTCATTGCCGGAATTGCGTACCAAATAAGTTACAGCCGTACTTATGCTTTTATTGCGGCTTTATTTGCGGCTGCTGATGGCTTGTTTTTAGTGGAGTCGCGCTATGCGTTGAACAACGTTTACTTAGTGATTTTTGGACTACTAGGACAATTGTGTTTTTTACTAGCTTTGCAGCATAAAAAACGACGCCATGTATGGCTAATGCTTGCTGGAATTGCTTTTGGTGCAACTGTGTCAGTGAAGTGGAATGGCTTATGGTTTTTATTGGGAACTTATAGTATATGGATAGCTGGATGGCTGAGTTGGTTACTTCCCCAACGCTACAGTAGTTATCAAAGTCAGTTTATTCAAGTTTCCTCGTCTTTAGTCAATCTCAGACAAACTAAGCTTTGGCATATTGTCTTTTATTTAGGCATTGTTCCAGTCGCCTTTTACAGCATTCAGTGGATTCCTCACTTATTACTGAATCCATCTCCAAACTTTTGGGAAGTACAGCAAAAAATTCTGTCTTACCATCAAAACATTGGCAGCGGTGCTGATGTCCATCCTTACTGTTCTTCTTGGCTCAGTTGGCTTTTTATGGTTAGACCTGTAGCTTACTTTTACTACATAGCTCAGTCTACAACAGCGCCAATATCAATTGTGGGACCACCGCTGCCTGCAAGCTATGCTCGCGTGATTTATGATGTTCATGCTATAGGGAATCCTATCTTGTGGTGGCTGTCAACGGTAGGAATTGTCACTTTGCTGTGGAGACTAGTAAGACGCTTCGTCACCGTTTGGGTCACTCATACTAAACGCTTGTCTGATCGCACATCACCTACAGATACTTGGGTTGCCTTGTACTTAGTCATAAACTGGTTAACCAATCTACTACCCTGGGTAAGAGTAACGCGGTGTACGTTTATTTATCACTACATGGGCGCTTCAGTGTTTGCAGGACTTGCGATCGCCTGGCTAGTCGCTCGCTGGATACAAAGTTACTCTTTACTATCGCGGGCAGTTGCAATTACAATCATTTTCCTCATCCTGGCAGCCTTTGTCTTTTGGATGCCAATTTATCTTGGTTTACCATTAACCCCAGAAAGTTATCGATTACGGATGTTATCGCCTACGTGGATTTAG
- the trmB gene encoding tRNA (guanosine(46)-N7)-methyltransferase TrmB, whose translation MAPVRVRQHVNPLSQKYQTPVHPLDWEKVYANFTQPLHLDIGCGKGRFLLEMAIKQPNWNFLGLEIREPLVQEANALRDKLALPNLHYLFCNVNNSLTPLLSHLPANTLQQVTIQFPDPWFKNRHAKRRVVQPELVTELATHLASGGIVFLQSDIEAIAAEMCDRFTVHPAFHRQAMQWLAENPLPIQTEREKSTLSRGKPVYRAVFVRS comes from the coding sequence TTGGCACCTGTCCGAGTACGTCAACACGTCAATCCATTATCGCAGAAGTATCAAACACCAGTTCATCCTTTAGATTGGGAGAAAGTCTATGCTAATTTTACTCAGCCCCTACACCTAGATATTGGCTGCGGTAAGGGGAGATTTTTACTTGAGATGGCAATAAAGCAGCCAAACTGGAATTTCTTAGGATTAGAAATTCGCGAACCGCTTGTCCAAGAAGCAAATGCTTTACGCGATAAACTTGCACTACCAAATTTGCATTACTTGTTTTGTAATGTGAATAATTCCCTAACACCGCTTTTGAGTCATTTGCCTGCCAACACATTACAGCAAGTTACTATTCAATTTCCCGATCCTTGGTTTAAAAATCGCCATGCCAAACGGCGCGTCGTGCAACCAGAACTAGTGACAGAATTGGCAACACATCTAGCATCTGGTGGTATTGTTTTCCTGCAATCGGATATTGAAGCAATCGCCGCAGAAATGTGCGATCGCTTTACAGTACATCCTGCTTTTCATCGCCAAGCAATGCAATGGTTAGCCGAAAATCCTTTACCAATTCAGACTGAAAGAGAAAAATCAACATTATCGCGAGGAAAACCCGTATATCGGGCGGTGTTTGTGCGCAGCTAA
- a CDS encoding metallophosphoesterase family protein, whose amino-acid sequence MTLNFRFAVVSDLHIALPHTVWSHPSRFHMVEVSIPALEIVFEHLEQQQLDFLLLPGDLTQDGEPDNHAWLQQRLAQLPFPVYVIPGNHDFETSIPGKQSITATDFPQYYRKFGYETAQELYYTQQVLPGLRLISLNSNHFNAQGKLVGRLDNDQLKWLHQILDQAEEDVVFVMVHHNVIEHIPHQSRHQLGQRYMLENAPELLQLLQDFGVQLVFTGHLHVQDVAQWQNIYEITTGSLVSYPHPYRIIQFHQDDSGQNWLKIESHRVEAVPDVPQLQQMSRQWIGDRSFPFMLHLLTQPPLNLPQIEAEKLAPHLRYFWADIAAGDALFEFPDLPVSAQRYFAKFGAIASDGKPLLIDNNTTLRL is encoded by the coding sequence ATGACTTTAAATTTTCGCTTTGCCGTAGTTAGCGACTTACACATTGCCCTCCCTCACACCGTTTGGAGTCATCCAAGTCGATTTCACATGGTGGAAGTCAGCATTCCCGCTTTAGAAATTGTCTTTGAGCATTTAGAACAACAGCAACTTGATTTTCTGCTACTTCCTGGAGATTTAACTCAAGATGGAGAACCAGATAATCATGCTTGGCTACAACAGCGTTTAGCTCAATTACCTTTTCCAGTGTATGTGATTCCTGGTAATCATGATTTTGAGACGAGCATTCCAGGCAAACAATCGATTACAGCAACCGATTTTCCTCAATATTATCGCAAGTTCGGTTATGAAACTGCGCAAGAACTTTACTATACTCAGCAAGTGCTACCTGGGTTAAGACTGATCAGCTTAAATTCCAATCATTTCAATGCGCAAGGAAAACTTGTCGGGCGATTGGATAACGATCAACTGAAATGGTTACACCAGATTCTTGACCAAGCAGAAGAAGATGTCGTGTTTGTCATGGTGCATCATAATGTGATTGAACATATACCGCATCAATCACGCCATCAACTCGGTCAGCGGTATATGCTGGAAAATGCGCCAGAGTTATTGCAACTCCTCCAAGATTTTGGCGTACAGTTAGTCTTTACAGGGCATTTACACGTTCAAGATGTTGCGCAGTGGCAGAATATTTATGAAATTACGACAGGTTCGCTTGTCAGTTACCCTCACCCTTACCGCATTATTCAGTTTCATCAAGATGACTCTGGACAAAATTGGTTAAAAATTGAGTCGCATCGCGTAGAAGCAGTTCCTGATGTACCGCAACTGCAACAAATGTCACGTCAGTGGATTGGCGATCGCAGTTTTCCTTTCATGCTTCATCTATTGACGCAACCGCCTTTGAACCTACCGCAAATTGAAGCAGAAAAACTTGCTCCTCATCTCCGCTATTTCTGGGCAGACATTGCGGCTGGAGATGCTTTATTTGAATTTCCTGACCTTCCTGTGTCTGCACAACGTTATTTTGCCAAATTTGGTGCGATCGCATCTGATGGCAAACCACTATTAATTGACAACAACACGACACTAAGACTGTAA
- a CDS encoding FIST signal transduction protein, translating into MADLMQWANAVSTRASLEAAVAEVVEKASTLLQLPADLGLIFISAAFTSEYPRLPHLLQEKLPDVKVLIGCGGGGIVGANQQGTVQEFEGVPALSLTLAHLPGVEIKPFHVLAEQFPDLDSPPTAWVDLLGVSPTEQPQFILLSDPFSSGVSDLLQGIDYAYPGSITVGGLASGSQIPGRIGLLCNDTLYRSGTVGVALSGNIVLDTIVAQGCRPIGEPYRVSASERNILLALEEQPPLEVLRDLISSLNDSDRQLAEHSLFIGVVRDEFKQNLEQGDFLIRNLLGVDPKVGAIAVADLIRPGQRIQFHLRDAETSADDLEWLLQRYLQTHPDSSPAGALMFSCMGRGEMLYGKPNFDSQLFSSYMPDVSMGGFFCSGEIGPVSGSTFLHGYTSVFAICRQP; encoded by the coding sequence ATGGCAGACCTAATGCAGTGGGCAAACGCCGTATCAACTCGTGCTTCCTTAGAAGCAGCTGTTGCAGAAGTTGTAGAAAAGGCTTCTACACTGTTACAGTTACCTGCAGATCTTGGGTTAATTTTTATTTCTGCTGCCTTTACTAGTGAGTATCCCCGCCTGCCTCATTTATTACAAGAAAAACTACCCGACGTTAAAGTTCTTATTGGTTGTGGTGGCGGTGGTATTGTTGGAGCGAACCAACAAGGAACAGTGCAGGAGTTTGAGGGCGTACCAGCACTCAGCCTGACTTTGGCGCATTTACCAGGCGTTGAAATAAAACCTTTTCACGTTCTAGCAGAGCAATTTCCCGATCTTGATAGTCCTCCTACAGCATGGGTTGATCTCTTAGGTGTCTCGCCTACTGAGCAACCCCAGTTTATTTTACTATCCGATCCTTTTTCTTCAGGAGTTAGCGATTTATTGCAGGGTATAGATTATGCTTATCCTGGTTCGATTACAGTAGGCGGACTAGCAAGTGGTAGTCAAATTCCTGGTCGAATTGGCTTATTGTGCAATGACACTTTATATCGTTCAGGAACAGTGGGTGTTGCGTTAAGCGGCAACATTGTTTTAGACACAATTGTGGCACAAGGATGCCGACCAATTGGCGAACCTTACCGCGTCAGCGCCTCTGAACGCAATATTTTACTGGCTTTAGAAGAACAACCACCGTTAGAAGTCCTGCGCGATTTAATTTCGAGTTTAAATGATTCAGATCGGCAATTAGCTGAACACTCGTTGTTTATTGGTGTCGTGCGCGATGAGTTTAAGCAGAATTTAGAGCAAGGAGACTTTTTAATTCGGAATCTCCTAGGAGTCGATCCTAAAGTTGGGGCGATCGCTGTAGCTGATTTAATCCGCCCAGGACAACGAATTCAATTTCACTTGCGTGATGCAGAAACTTCTGCTGATGATTTGGAATGGTTGCTACAACGTTACCTGCAAACGCATCCTGATTCATCACCTGCTGGGGCATTAATGTTTTCTTGTATGGGACGGGGAGAAATGCTCTACGGTAAACCTAACTTTGATTCTCAGCTATTTAGCAGCTATATGCCAGATGTTTCAATGGGAGGTTTTTTCTGTAGTGGAGAAATCGGTCCTGTGAGTGGTAGTACTTTTCTACATGGCTACACCTCAGTATTTGCGATTTGTCGCCAACCGTAA
- the wecB gene encoding non-hydrolyzing UDP-N-acetylglucosamine 2-epimerase → MAKQVCIILGTRPEAIKMAPVIQVFQRSPLFDTQVILTGQHIEMVAQVMQLFDLEANQNLAIMQPKQTLTDITCRSLQGLENLFKQLQPQLVLVQGDTTTAFAAALAAFYQKISVGHVEAGLRTDDVLNPYPEEANRRLISQLTQLHFAPTTLAVQNLQRSGVLGKIHQTGNTVIDALLSVAQRQPACDVPGLEWEKYRVLLATVHRRENWGEPLLKIAEGFLQILDQFPDTALLLPLHRNPIVREPLQAALQHHPRVFLTEPLDYAELVSAIGRSHLLLTDSGGLQEEAPSLGKPVLVLRETTERPEAIAAGTAKLVGTDPGQIFTTASVLLSNAEAYQAMATAINPFGDGHAAERILQIVTDYFA, encoded by the coding sequence ATGGCAAAGCAAGTCTGCATTATTTTAGGTACGCGACCAGAAGCAATTAAAATGGCTCCGGTGATTCAAGTCTTCCAACGATCGCCGCTGTTTGACACGCAAGTGATTTTAACAGGTCAACATATTGAGATGGTTGCACAAGTCATGCAGCTATTTGACTTGGAAGCGAACCAAAATCTAGCAATCATGCAACCAAAGCAAACACTCACAGATATTACTTGTCGTAGCTTACAGGGATTAGAAAACTTGTTTAAGCAACTCCAACCTCAGCTAGTTTTAGTTCAGGGAGACACGACAACTGCTTTTGCTGCTGCATTAGCAGCATTTTATCAAAAAATTTCTGTAGGTCATGTAGAAGCTGGATTGCGGACAGATGATGTTTTGAATCCTTATCCTGAAGAAGCCAATCGTCGTTTAATATCACAGCTAACACAGTTGCATTTTGCTCCCACAACGCTTGCTGTTCAAAATTTGCAACGTTCAGGAGTTTTAGGAAAAATTCATCAAACAGGTAATACAGTTATTGATGCTTTGCTATCAGTTGCTCAGCGCCAGCCTGCGTGTGATGTACCCGGTTTAGAGTGGGAAAAATACCGTGTTTTGTTGGCAACAGTGCATCGACGCGAAAATTGGGGAGAACCCCTCCTCAAGATTGCTGAAGGATTTTTACAGATTTTAGATCAGTTCCCTGATACAGCTTTGCTTTTACCCCTGCATCGTAATCCGATTGTGAGAGAACCGTTACAAGCGGCGTTGCAGCACCACCCTCGTGTATTTCTCACAGAACCATTAGATTATGCGGAGTTGGTTAGTGCAATTGGGCGATCGCACTTACTGCTGACTGATTCAGGCGGATTGCAAGAAGAAGCACCTTCTTTAGGGAAACCAGTGTTAGTCTTACGCGAAACAACCGAAAGACCAGAAGCGATCGCAGCAGGTACTGCTAAACTCGTTGGCACTGATCCAGGACAAATTTTTACTACAGCCAGCGTACTATTAAGTAATGCTGAAGCTTATCAAGCGATGGCAACCGCAATCAACCCATTTGGTGACGGTCACGCAGCTGAACGAATCTTACAAATCGTAACAGACTATTTTGCCTAA
- a CDS encoding RNA-guided endonuclease TnpB family protein, which yields MAELALTLKLPFYRLNRVKALEFEQLTAVNTQVANNLLQVNKDERKKLTSAAFRHIEIGSMWINQTIRNTNAKTKVKHFKRMWLEVNNQGFEIIKSGDLYTVSFSLYRGRKGRIPLSIHQASHTSVLDQVISKEAKLGSLKLCKSKKGIWYALVSVSMQVADAGEVKGWIGVDRGQNNIAVASLPLGFGKFWKGGRLKGLRRQFQRTRGKLQQAKQLKEVKRLEQRERRIMTQINHVISKELVQFAKDFGMGLRFENLSGCRQTMRQKKKTKSDAANNRDTWAFYQLETMTRYKAIRAGIPVESVPAPYTSKSDHRNGVIGVRNGDWFRGYDGYRCNADWNASQVIGQWSGFSCPLDLQKAVAAMAVVDVEGAVNDSPLSGEASMQVDLSPA from the coding sequence ATGGCAGAACTCGCACTGACACTGAAGCTTCCATTTTATCGACTCAATCGAGTTAAAGCACTTGAATTTGAGCAGCTAACTGCTGTCAATACTCAAGTGGCAAACAACTTGTTACAAGTTAATAAAGATGAACGCAAGAAGTTGACTAGTGCGGCGTTTCGCCATATTGAGATTGGCTCGATGTGGATCAATCAAACGATTCGCAATACTAATGCAAAAACTAAGGTTAAGCATTTCAAGCGGATGTGGCTGGAAGTAAATAACCAAGGATTTGAGATTATTAAGTCGGGCGATCTGTACACAGTTTCTTTCAGCCTTTATCGAGGTAGAAAAGGACGCATCCCTCTTTCTATTCATCAAGCCTCGCACACTAGTGTTTTGGATCAAGTGATTTCAAAGGAGGCTAAACTGGGTTCCTTGAAGTTGTGTAAATCCAAAAAAGGTATTTGGTATGCACTTGTTTCTGTATCTATGCAAGTTGCGGATGCAGGAGAAGTTAAAGGTTGGATTGGAGTAGATAGAGGTCAAAATAACATTGCCGTTGCTTCACTCCCGTTGGGTTTTGGTAAGTTTTGGAAAGGTGGGCGCCTAAAAGGATTGAGACGACAATTCCAGCGCACTCGAGGTAAACTTCAGCAAGCCAAACAACTAAAGGAAGTCAAGCGACTAGAGCAACGTGAAAGACGGATCATGACTCAGATCAACCATGTTATTTCAAAAGAATTGGTACAGTTTGCCAAGGACTTTGGGATGGGGCTGCGGTTTGAGAATTTGTCTGGCTGTCGTCAGACCATGAGGCAGAAGAAGAAAACAAAATCTGACGCTGCCAATAACCGCGATACATGGGCATTCTATCAGCTTGAAACGATGACACGGTATAAAGCTATCCGTGCAGGCATACCAGTTGAGTCTGTACCAGCACCATATACTAGCAAGTCTGACCACCGAAACGGTGTGATAGGTGTACGAAATGGTGATTGGTTTAGGGGGTATGACGGGTATCGCTGCAATGCTGACTGGAACGCAAGTCAAGTAATTGGTCAATGGTCCGGTTTTTCATGCCCTCTGGATCTTCAGAAGGCTGTAGCTGCAATGGCTGTGGTCGATGTAGAGGGTGCGGTCAATGACAGTCCGCTATCTGGTGAAGCGTCTATGCAGGTGGATTTATCCCCTGCATAG
- a CDS encoding type IV pilus twitching motility protein PilT: MTESQRPQITAPALPRVPPMPLPKSRVVNPATNKTELQSQTILPLNTHTHYSEPSTAATSATPTLEQLVREAYDKGISDLHLGVGEVPRFRERGEIIVTDHPKIDEATFASWLREILTEQQIAQFHEHLEYDGATQYEGVARVRINVFISLNGPAMVLRLIPLKILTLEQLSLPPIFRDLCHHHKGLILVTGPTGSGKSTTLAAMVDYINQEMPKHIISIEDPVEFVHQSKKSLIKQREVGIHTLKFDNALKASLREDPDIILIGEMRDRETINTALKAAQTGHLVFGTLHTNSAVKTIERILNLYNPDEQAPMRIQVAESLVAVIAQNLVRTTDNKRAAIHEILINTDAIKDYIMRNEVEEIEAIISRCNFEGMCTMNQSIYKLYEEGRLTEETALEASPKPNEMAMILRGRV; this comes from the coding sequence ATGACAGAATCACAGCGCCCACAAATTACTGCCCCAGCACTTCCCCGCGTGCCACCGATGCCACTACCAAAATCTAGAGTGGTGAATCCAGCAACAAATAAAACTGAGCTGCAATCACAGACTATTCTGCCATTAAACACTCATACTCATTATTCTGAGCCAAGTACTGCAGCAACGAGTGCAACCCCAACCTTAGAGCAACTAGTGCGGGAAGCTTACGACAAAGGCATTTCAGACTTACACTTGGGAGTTGGAGAAGTTCCTCGTTTCCGCGAACGTGGTGAAATTATTGTGACCGATCATCCAAAAATAGATGAAGCTACGTTTGCTAGCTGGCTGAGAGAAATTCTCACCGAACAACAAATTGCACAATTTCACGAGCATTTAGAATACGACGGTGCTACGCAGTACGAAGGGGTAGCACGAGTGCGAATTAACGTATTTATTTCGCTCAATGGTCCAGCAATGGTACTGCGATTAATTCCCTTAAAAATTCTGACGTTAGAGCAACTCAGCCTACCACCCATTTTTCGAGATTTGTGTCACCACCACAAGGGTTTAATTCTAGTCACAGGACCAACCGGTTCAGGTAAGTCTACTACGCTTGCAGCAATGGTGGATTATATCAATCAAGAAATGCCTAAGCACATTATCTCGATTGAAGATCCTGTAGAATTTGTGCATCAAAGTAAAAAGTCGCTGATCAAGCAGCGGGAAGTGGGCATTCATACGTTGAAATTTGATAATGCTTTAAAAGCCTCGTTGCGAGAAGATCCAGATATTATTCTCATTGGGGAAATGCGCGATCGCGAAACTATTAATACTGCTTTAAAAGCTGCCCAAACTGGACACCTCGTCTTTGGAACTTTGCATACAAATAGTGCAGTAAAAACAATTGAAAGAATTCTTAATCTTTACAATCCTGACGAGCAAGCCCCAATGCGAATTCAGGTGGCAGAATCTTTAGTTGCAGTTATTGCGCAGAACCTTGTGAGGACAACTGACAACAAACGAGCCGCAATTCACGAAATTCTGATTAATACAGATGCTATTAAAGATTACATTATGCGCAACGAAGTTGAAGAAATCGAGGCAATCATTTCACGCTGTAACTTCGAGGGAATGTGTACGATGAATCAATCAATTTATAAACTATACGAAGAAGGAAGGCTGACGGAAGAAACTGCTTTAGAGGCATCACCCAAGCCAAACGAGATGGCGATGATTTTACGCGGTAGAGTTTAG
- a CDS encoding circadian clock KaiB family protein, which produces MNQAQSQDIETFKGIALFTPGGDLIYCIDPKKQGRWHLHLCAGLQEILNLPEPPHFLVPCYTATIDRWLDPQTQQIQTYAEAYPLVLRYQPLLNAIFQTDVVWQAAPVTEGLCDPILLATYRASFPQLWEEHELVVRFERSLTSSNLTEPVLPQPSTKPNLQPLGYTLHLFIAGHNPATERILQSLRQVLEQFNYPYTLKVIDVLKHPEQAEIYQVTATPTLVKVSPKPTRRLVGNLDNAEKLLELLTFPEI; this is translated from the coding sequence TTGAATCAAGCTCAGTCACAAGATATAGAAACATTCAAAGGTATTGCGCTGTTCACCCCTGGAGGCGATTTAATTTACTGCATTGATCCTAAAAAACAAGGGCGTTGGCATTTACATTTGTGTGCAGGTTTACAAGAAATACTCAATCTTCCTGAACCACCTCATTTTTTAGTACCTTGCTATACTGCAACAATTGATCGTTGGTTAGATCCACAAACACAACAGATACAGACATACGCAGAAGCATATCCTCTTGTGCTACGATACCAACCTCTGTTAAATGCCATATTTCAAACTGATGTGGTTTGGCAAGCTGCTCCTGTTACAGAGGGATTGTGCGATCCGATATTGCTAGCGACGTATCGCGCCTCGTTTCCACAACTGTGGGAAGAACACGAGCTTGTTGTGCGCTTTGAGCGATCGCTTACGAGTTCTAATTTAACTGAGCCAGTGTTACCTCAGCCATCGACAAAGCCTAATCTGCAACCACTAGGTTATACTCTACACTTATTTATTGCGGGGCATAATCCAGCAACAGAGAGGATTTTACAAAGCCTACGCCAAGTTCTTGAGCAATTTAACTATCCATACACACTAAAAGTCATTGATGTACTTAAGCATCCAGAGCAAGCAGAAATTTATCAAGTTACAGCAACACCAACACTTGTAAAAGTCTCTCCTAAGCCAACACGACGCTTAGTTGGCAATTTAGACAATGCCGAAAAACTGTTAGAACTGTTAACTTTTCCTGAAATTTAG
- the gndA gene encoding NADP-dependent phosphogluconate dehydrogenase, whose translation MTQQSFGVIGLAVMGENLALNVERNGFPIAVYNRTPEKTDAFMHTRAQGKNAKAAYSLEEFVNLLERPRKILIMVKAGAPVDAVIDQLKPFLNEGDIIIDGGNSLYDDTARRTRALEPAGFRFIGMGVSGGEEGALNGPSLMPGGTKSSYEYLEPILTKIAAQVEDGPCVTYVGPGGAGHYVKMVHNGIEYGDMQLIAEAYDLLRSTLNLDHNRLHEIFTKWNTTEELNSFLIEITADIFRYIDPDTNQPLVDMILDAAGQKGTGRWTVQSALELGIAIPTITAAVNARVMSSFKQERVAASQVLTGPTGKYEGDAEAFINMIRDALYCSKICSYAQGMAQLAAASKVYSYNLNLSEMARIWKGGCIIRAGFLGKIQHAYQEDPNLLNLLLAPEFKQTILDRQNAWREVVAAAAKLGIPVPAFSASLDYFDSYRRDRLPQNLTQAQRDYFGAHTYERLDKEGFFHTEWTKIDEASLQTSTPEPLEADPATSNA comes from the coding sequence ATGACACAGCAAAGCTTTGGTGTAATTGGCTTAGCCGTTATGGGCGAGAACCTAGCTCTTAACGTCGAGCGCAATGGTTTTCCAATCGCAGTCTATAATCGTACCCCCGAAAAAACAGATGCCTTCATGCACACGCGAGCACAGGGTAAGAATGCTAAGGCTGCCTACTCGCTTGAAGAATTCGTTAACTTGCTGGAACGACCCCGAAAAATCTTAATCATGGTAAAAGCTGGAGCACCTGTTGATGCTGTAATTGACCAGCTTAAACCCTTCTTGAATGAAGGGGACATCATTATTGATGGGGGAAACTCCTTGTATGACGATACGGCGCGACGCACCCGTGCTTTAGAACCAGCTGGTTTTAGATTTATCGGCATGGGAGTTAGTGGTGGTGAAGAAGGAGCGCTGAATGGTCCAAGTTTAATGCCAGGAGGCACAAAAAGCTCTTACGAATACTTAGAGCCAATTTTGACAAAAATTGCCGCTCAGGTAGAAGATGGACCTTGTGTCACCTATGTTGGTCCTGGTGGTGCTGGACACTACGTCAAGATGGTACACAATGGCATTGAGTACGGTGATATGCAGCTGATTGCGGAAGCTTACGATTTACTCAGAAGTACATTAAATCTTGACCACAATCGACTGCACGAGATTTTTACCAAATGGAATACCACCGAAGAACTCAATTCGTTTCTCATTGAAATTACTGCAGATATTTTCAGGTACATCGATCCCGACACAAATCAGCCGTTGGTTGATATGATTCTTGATGCTGCCGGACAGAAAGGAACTGGACGTTGGACTGTACAGAGTGCATTGGAATTAGGTATTGCTATTCCAACAATTACGGCAGCAGTAAACGCACGCGTTATGTCTTCATTTAAACAGGAACGTGTTGCTGCTTCGCAAGTACTTACAGGTCCTACAGGTAAGTACGAAGGTGATGCTGAAGCTTTTATCAATATGATTCGCGATGCGCTCTATTGCTCAAAAATCTGCTCATACGCCCAGGGTATGGCACAGTTAGCTGCTGCATCAAAAGTGTATTCTTATAATCTAAATTTGAGCGAAATGGCTCGGATTTGGAAGGGTGGTTGTATTATTCGCGCAGGATTCTTAGGTAAGATTCAACATGCCTACCAAGAAGATCCCAATCTACTGAATTTACTACTAGCACCAGAATTTAAGCAAACAATTTTGGATCGGCAGAACGCTTGGCGAGAAGTGGTAGCAGCAGCAGCTAAATTGGGAATTCCAGTACCTGCATTCAGTGCTTCATTAGATTACTTCGACAGCTACCGCCGCGATCGCTTGCCACAAAATCTCACTCAAGCCCAGCGTGACTACTTTGGAGCGCATACCTACGAGCGATTGGATAAAGAAGGCTTCTTCCATACTGAATGGACAAAAATTGATGAAGCATCTTTACAAACCTCTACACCCGAACCTTTGGAGGCTGATCCGGCAACGAGCAACGCCTAG